One genomic region from Populus nigra chromosome 8, ddPopNigr1.1, whole genome shotgun sequence encodes:
- the LOC133702093 gene encoding peroxisomal (S)-2-hydroxyacid oxidase GLO4-like encodes MADEIVNVNEFEVLARQALPKMYYDFYAGGAEDEHTLKKNVQEFQRIILLPRVLVDVSNIALSTNILGYTISAPIMIAPTSMHKLAHPEGELATARAAAACNTIMTLSFSASCSVEEVAASCDAVRFFQLYVCKRRDIAVNLVQRAEKSGYKAIVLTADRPRRGRKEADIKNKMILPQMKNLEGLLSIEVFSDKGSNIKPNTNEIFDPSLCWKDIAWLKSITNLPILIKGILTREDAIKAMEVGAAGIIVSNHGARQLDYTPATISVLEEVVQAVGRRVPVLLDGGVRRGTDVFKALSLGAQAVLVGRPVIYGLAAKGEAGVRKVMQMLKDELELTMALAGCPSVKDISRSHVRTDRDRLQSML; translated from the exons ATGGCTGATGAAATAGTTAATGTGAATGAGTTCGAAGTATTGGCTAGGCAAGCCCTTCCAAAAATGTACTATGACTTCTATGCTGGAGGAGCAGAGGACGAGCACACATTAAAGAAGAATGTGCAAGAATTTCAGAGAATCAT ATTGCTGCCTAGAGTTCTTGTGGATGTGAGCAACATAGCTTTGTCTACTAATATATTGGGCTACACTATCTCGGCGCCGATTATGATAGCCCCAACTTCTATGCATAAGCTAGCACATCCTGAAG GAGAGCTTGCCACTGCCAGAGCAGCAGCTGCATGTAATACTATAATG ACCTTATCCTTCTCAGCTTCCTGCAGCGTGGAGGAGGTTGCTGCCAGCTGCGATGCTGTTCGATTCTTTCAATTATAT GTATGCAAAAGACGAGATATAGCAGTTAACCTTGTGCAGAGAGCTGAAAAGAGTGGATATAAGGCTATCGTCCTAACAGCTGATCGTCCAAGACGTGGTCGAAAGGAGGCAGACATAAAGAATAA GATGATTTTGCCccagatgaagaatttggaagGTCTACTGTCAATTGAAGTGTTCTCT GATAAAGGTTCGAACATAAAACCTAACACCAATGAAATCTTCGATCCTTCTTTGTGTTGGAAG GATATAGCATGGCTAAAATCCATTACAAACTTGCCTATTCTGATCAAGGGAATACTCACTCGCGAGGATG CCATTAAGGCCATGGAAGTAGGTGCTGCTGGGATTATCGTCTCCAATCATGGAGCTCGTCAGCTTGATTATACTCCAGCCACAATCTCAGTTCTGGAAGAG GTGGTTCAAGCTGTAGGAAGGAGAGTTCCTGTTCTCCTTGATGGAGGAGTACGGCGAGGAACAGATGTTTTCAAGGCGCTGTCCCTTGGTGCACAAGCAGTTCTT GTTGGGAGGCCAGTTATTTATGGGCTAGCAGCAAAGGGAGAAGCAGGGGTGAGAAAGGTGATGCAAATGCTGAAGGACGAGCTTGAGCTCACCATGGCCCTCGCAGGCTGCCCTAGTGTGAAAGACATTAGCAGGAGCCATGTAAGGACTGACCGCGACAGGCTCCAATCAATGCTCTAA
- the LOC133702091 gene encoding peroxisomal (S)-2-hydroxyacid oxidase GLO4-like isoform X2 has product MTLSFGASCSVEEVAASCDAVRFFQLYVYKRRDIAVNLVQRAEKSGFKAIVLTADAPRLGRREADVKNKMIVPQLKNLEGLMSTEVVSVKGSNFEAYANETIDSSLCWRDIAWLKSTTNLPILIKGILTREDAIKAMEVGAAGIIVSNHGARQLDYTPATISVLEEVVQAVGRRVPVLLDGGVRRGTDVFKALALGAQAVLVGRPVIYGLAAKGEAGVRKVMHMLKDELELTMALAGCPSVKDISRSHVRTDRDRLQSML; this is encoded by the exons ATG ACTTTATCCTTCGGAGCTTCCTGCAGCGTGGAGGAGGTTGCTGCCAGCTGCGATGCCGTTCGATTCTTTCAATTATAT GTATACAAAAGACGAGATATAGCTGTTAACCTTGTGCAGAGAGCTGAAAAGAGTGGATTTAAGGCTATCGTCCTAACAGCTGACGCTCCAAGACTTGGTCGAAGGGAGGCAGACGTAAAGAATAA AATGATTGTGCCCCAGCTGAAGAATTTGGAAGGTCTAATGTCAACTGAAGTTGTCTCT GTTAAGGGTTCGAACTTCGAAGCTTACGCCAATGAAACTATTGATTCTTCTTTGTGTTGGAGG GATATAGCATGGCTGAAATCCACAACAAACTTGCCTATTCTGATCAAGGGAATACTCACTCGAGAGGATG CCATTAAGGCCATGGAAGTAGGTGCTGCTGGGATTATCGTCTCCAATCATGGAGCTCGTCAGCTTGATTATACTCCAGCCACAATCTCAGTTCTGGAAGAG GTGGTTCAAGCTGTAGGAAGGAGAGTTCCTGTTCTCCTTGATGGAGGAGTACGGCGAGGAACAGATGTTTTCAAGGCGCTGGCCCTTGGTGCACAAGCAGTTCTT GTTGGGAGGCCAGTTATTTATGGGCTAGCAGCAAAGGGAGAAGCAGGGGTGAGAAAGGTGATGCACATGCTGAAGGACGAGCTTGAGCTCACCATGGCCCTCGCAGGCTGCCCTAGTGTGAAAGACATTAGCAGGAGCCATGTAAGGACTGACCGCGACAGGCTCCAATCAATGCTCTAA
- the LOC133702091 gene encoding peroxisomal (S)-2-hydroxyacid oxidase GLO4-like isoform X1, producing MADEIVNVNEFQELARQALPKMYYDFYAGGAEDEHTLKKNVQEFQRIILLPRVLVDVSKIALSTNILGYTISAPIMIAPTSMHKLAHPEGELATARAAAACNTIMTLSFGASCSVEEVAASCDAVRFFQLYVYKRRDIAVNLVQRAEKSGFKAIVLTADAPRLGRREADVKNKMIVPQLKNLEGLMSTEVVSVKGSNFEAYANETIDSSLCWRDIAWLKSTTNLPILIKGILTREDAIKAMEVGAAGIIVSNHGARQLDYTPATISVLEEVVQAVGRRVPVLLDGGVRRGTDVFKALALGAQAVLVGRPVIYGLAAKGEAGVRKVMHMLKDELELTMALAGCPSVKDISRSHVRTDRDRLQSML from the exons ATGGCAGATGAAATAGTTAATGTGAACGAGTTCCAAGAATTGGCTAGGCAAGCCCTTCCAAAAATGTACTATGACTTCTATGCTGGAGGAGCAGAGGATGAGCACACATTAAAGAAGAATGTGCAAGAATTTCAGAGAATCAT ATTGCTGCCTAGAGTTCTTGTGGATGTGAGCAAAATAGCTTTGTCTACTAATATATTGGGCTACACTATCTCGGCGCCGATTATGATAGCCCCAACTTCTATGCATAAGTTAGCACATCCTGAAG GAGAGCTTGCCACTGCCAGAGCAGCAGCTGCATGTAACACTATAATG ACTTTATCCTTCGGAGCTTCCTGCAGCGTGGAGGAGGTTGCTGCCAGCTGCGATGCCGTTCGATTCTTTCAATTATAT GTATACAAAAGACGAGATATAGCTGTTAACCTTGTGCAGAGAGCTGAAAAGAGTGGATTTAAGGCTATCGTCCTAACAGCTGACGCTCCAAGACTTGGTCGAAGGGAGGCAGACGTAAAGAATAA AATGATTGTGCCCCAGCTGAAGAATTTGGAAGGTCTAATGTCAACTGAAGTTGTCTCT GTTAAGGGTTCGAACTTCGAAGCTTACGCCAATGAAACTATTGATTCTTCTTTGTGTTGGAGG GATATAGCATGGCTGAAATCCACAACAAACTTGCCTATTCTGATCAAGGGAATACTCACTCGAGAGGATG CCATTAAGGCCATGGAAGTAGGTGCTGCTGGGATTATCGTCTCCAATCATGGAGCTCGTCAGCTTGATTATACTCCAGCCACAATCTCAGTTCTGGAAGAG GTGGTTCAAGCTGTAGGAAGGAGAGTTCCTGTTCTCCTTGATGGAGGAGTACGGCGAGGAACAGATGTTTTCAAGGCGCTGGCCCTTGGTGCACAAGCAGTTCTT GTTGGGAGGCCAGTTATTTATGGGCTAGCAGCAAAGGGAGAAGCAGGGGTGAGAAAGGTGATGCACATGCTGAAGGACGAGCTTGAGCTCACCATGGCCCTCGCAGGCTGCCCTAGTGTGAAAGACATTAGCAGGAGCCATGTAAGGACTGACCGCGACAGGCTCCAATCAATGCTCTAA